A single Pseudomonas sp. MM223 DNA region contains:
- the outO_1 gene encoding Type 4 prepilin-like proteins leader peptide-processing enzyme (*Name outO_1): MSEWMGLEITLGLGSIVLGMLAGRLSTWVACWLPAFLEQQWQRDARELLGLDLDNPCELQTTGSPVRGTWAAQIGCAVLSLVVTVHYGPTMQAFFALVFTWCLLALSLIDSEHHMLPDALVIPILWIGLALNSFGVFTTLHEALWGCAMGYLSLWSVFHLVKFITGIESLGAGDFKMLALIGAWTGWQALPWTAGCTLVLAALACGYLKLQKALSSTSRIPLGPFLAMAGWAGMLLPHQW; this comes from the coding sequence ATGAGTGAGTGGATGGGGCTTGAGATCACCCTAGGGCTTGGCTCCATCGTTTTGGGCATGCTGGCCGGTCGCCTCAGTACTTGGGTTGCCTGCTGGTTGCCTGCTTTCCTCGAGCAACAATGGCAGCGGGATGCTCGGGAACTACTCGGGCTGGATCTCGATAATCCTTGCGAGCTTCAAACGACCGGATCTCCGGTGCGTGGAACCTGGGCCGCGCAAATCGGCTGCGCTGTCTTGTCGTTAGTGGTGACGGTGCATTATGGGCCAACCATGCAGGCATTCTTTGCCCTGGTGTTCACTTGGTGTCTTCTGGCTTTGAGCTTGATCGACAGTGAACACCATATGCTGCCGGATGCGCTGGTAATACCCATCCTCTGGATCGGTCTCGCACTCAACTCCTTTGGAGTTTTCACGACACTGCACGAGGCACTTTGGGGCTGTGCCATGGGCTATTTGAGCCTTTGGTCAGTTTTCCACTTGGTCAAATTCATTACCGGCATAGAAAGCCTGGGCGCTGGCGACTTCAAGATGCTGGCCCTAATTGGGGCATGGACTGGCTGGCAGGCACTTCCCTGGACAGCAGGTTGTACCCTAGTACTTGCAGCCCTGGCATGTGGATACCTCAAGCTGCAAAAAGCTCTGTCCAGCACCTCAAGAATTCCTTTGGGTCCGTTCCTGGCGATGGCTGGCTGGGCAGGCATGCTGCTGCCACATCAATGGTAG